In Blastopirellula sp. J2-11, a single genomic region encodes these proteins:
- the rho gene encoding transcription termination factor Rho — MAKKRQARSRSGGGRRRGGQNDGQQQGGGRSRGRNQGGGANHRRATAPSSNVPRNNLEQEEFEPGEPIPLEPGFGLLEMHPNGYGFLRSPENNYARERTDPFVPGTMIEKYQLREGLMLRGMVQRFRRGQGPRLRELSDVDGMLPEKYAVTAPFDKLTPINPREHLKLETDGGPLTNRIVDLLTPLGKGQRALVVAPPRTGKTMLIQNLSKGIAANYPGVKLIVLLIDERPEEVTDMQRNINGEVIASSLDRDVESHVRLSQLVIERCKRLSEMGHDVFLLLDSITRLARAFNKWVGDSGGTMSGGVNIKALDIPKKLFATARAFEEGGSLTIVGTALIDTGSRMDELIFQEFKGTGNMELVLDRKLADRRVWPAIDISQSGTRREELLLDEGTLGAVIALRRTLTSMHHIEAMEQLTRQLGKYKSNLEFVSLIAGTQSRH, encoded by the coding sequence ATGGCGAAAAAGAGGCAGGCCCGCTCTCGCTCAGGCGGCGGGCGGCGTCGAGGAGGCCAGAACGACGGACAGCAGCAAGGTGGCGGACGCTCACGCGGTCGCAACCAAGGCGGAGGCGCCAACCACCGTCGTGCAACAGCCCCCAGCTCCAATGTTCCTCGCAACAATTTGGAGCAGGAAGAATTCGAACCAGGCGAACCGATTCCGTTGGAACCCGGCTTTGGCTTGCTCGAAATGCATCCCAACGGCTACGGTTTCCTCCGCAGCCCAGAAAACAATTACGCTCGTGAGCGTACCGATCCATTCGTGCCTGGCACGATGATCGAAAAATATCAACTTCGCGAAGGTCTGATGCTTCGCGGCATGGTTCAACGTTTTCGCCGTGGCCAAGGCCCGCGACTACGAGAGCTATCGGATGTCGACGGCATGCTGCCCGAAAAATATGCGGTGACCGCGCCCTTCGATAAGTTGACGCCGATCAATCCCCGCGAGCATTTAAAACTCGAGACGGACGGAGGTCCGCTCACCAATCGCATCGTCGACCTGCTGACTCCGCTCGGCAAAGGTCAACGCGCTCTGGTCGTCGCTCCGCCGCGAACCGGCAAGACGATGCTGATCCAAAACCTTAGCAAGGGAATTGCGGCGAACTATCCCGGCGTCAAGTTGATCGTGCTCTTGATCGACGAACGTCCGGAAGAAGTCACCGACATGCAGCGCAACATCAACGGCGAAGTGATCGCCAGCAGCTTGGATCGTGACGTAGAAAGTCACGTTCGGCTGTCGCAGTTGGTGATCGAACGCTGCAAGCGTCTCTCTGAAATGGGACACGACGTCTTCTTGCTGCTTGACTCAATTACGCGTCTGGCGCGTGCGTTCAATAAATGGGTCGGCGATAGCGGCGGCACGATGTCTGGCGGCGTGAATATCAAGGCGCTCGACATCCCCAAAAAGCTGTTCGCCACCGCCCGCGCCTTCGAAGAAGGGGGCTCGCTGACGATCGTCGGCACCGCGCTGATCGACACCGGCAGCCGCATGGACGAGCTCATCTTCCAAGAGTTCAAAGGGACCGGCAACATGGAGCTAGTGCTTGATCGCAAGCTGGCCGATCGTCGCGTCTGGCCCGCGATCGATATCTCGCAGTCAGGTACGCGACGCGAAGAACTGCTGCTCGACGAAGGAACCCTGGGGGCCGTCATCGCGCTGCGTCGCACGTTAACCTCGATGCATCATATTGAAGCGATGGAGCAGTTGACGCGTCAGTTAGGCAAGTACAAGAGCAACTTGGAATTTGTCAGCCTGATCGCTGGTACGCAGAGTCGCCACTAA
- a CDS encoding thioredoxin domain-containing protein, protein MPWAASLDAAKQLAAQRNQLVMIHFWAPNCPPCRMLDATLFRDPDFAAQVSKDFVPVKVNAAEETQVANQYGVDRWPQDVIILPSGQMVYRMVSKQEKEKDQYLAVLHGVAVKTAGMGQLASSGGPDSQPVSYPGEAVAPVATYSRFGGTPQTETASAPAAQSRFAAQPPASSYGQENTPAQPAVPTQSRFASSYGNPDNMTAAAPQQPSGYAAGPGQSEYATNSAPAQSRFAAQPSGSSYGNAAPQSNQPAPHTQDRFVSQQSTPPAAQNQYASQSAPPSAATPQPNHAIAPQAQPAPQQPQFALDGYCPVTLAEGMKWQKGDARWGAVHQGRVYLFASDAEQRKFLASPDRFSPVLSGNDPVAYLEQGRLVEGDRAHGLTYNGVLYLFSSEESLKTFWGSPQRYAAQVQQAMLRNSQQLR, encoded by the coding sequence ATGCCCTGGGCCGCTAGCCTGGATGCCGCCAAGCAGCTTGCTGCGCAGAGGAATCAATTAGTAATGATTCACTTTTGGGCGCCCAATTGTCCTCCTTGCCGCATGCTTGACGCGACCTTGTTTCGCGATCCAGACTTTGCTGCGCAGGTTTCGAAGGACTTTGTGCCGGTCAAGGTGAACGCAGCCGAAGAAACGCAGGTCGCCAATCAATACGGCGTCGATCGCTGGCCTCAAGACGTGATCATTTTGCCCAGTGGACAGATGGTCTATCGCATGGTCAGCAAGCAGGAAAAAGAGAAGGACCAATACTTGGCGGTCTTGCACGGCGTCGCCGTGAAGACGGCTGGCATGGGACAGCTTGCTTCCAGCGGTGGTCCTGATTCGCAGCCGGTTTCGTATCCTGGAGAAGCTGTCGCTCCTGTGGCCACCTATTCCCGCTTTGGCGGCACGCCGCAAACCGAAACCGCTTCGGCGCCAGCCGCTCAATCTCGTTTTGCAGCCCAGCCGCCCGCCTCTTCGTATGGACAAGAAAACACGCCGGCTCAACCGGCTGTTCCGACGCAGTCGCGGTTTGCGAGCAGTTACGGAAATCCGGACAACATGACCGCGGCCGCTCCGCAGCAACCCAGCGGGTACGCTGCTGGTCCTGGTCAGAGCGAATACGCAACCAACTCGGCGCCGGCTCAGTCACGATTCGCGGCTCAGCCGAGCGGATCTTCGTATGGAAACGCCGCGCCGCAAAGCAATCAACCGGCGCCGCATACGCAAGATCGTTTTGTCTCGCAGCAATCGACGCCGCCGGCGGCACAAAATCAATACGCTTCGCAATCTGCTCCGCCGTCGGCCGCGACGCCACAGCCGAATCACGCGATTGCTCCGCAAGCACAGCCGGCTCCCCAGCAGCCGCAGTTCGCTCTTGATGGCTACTGCCCGGTCACGCTGGCGGAAGGGATGAAATGGCAAAAGGGAGACGCTCGTTGGGGCGCTGTCCACCAAGGTCGCGTCTATCTGTTCGCTTCGGATGCGGAACAACGAAAGTTCCTCGCGTCGCCAGATCGCTTTAGCCCGGTGCTATCGGGAAATGACCCGGTCGCTTACCTAGAGCAAGGCCGCTTGGTCGAAGGAGATCGCGCTCACGGTTTGACCTACAACGGCGTTCTTTATCTTTTCTCCAGCGAAGAGAGCTTGAAGACGTTTTGGGGATCGCCGCAGCGCTACGCCGCTCAAGTGCAGCAAGCGATGCTGCGAAACTCGCAACAGTTGCGTTAG